TGTCTAAATCAAAAGGAAATGTTGTGGATCCTGTCCCATTAATCGACAGGTATGGTTTAGATGCCCTTCGCTATTATTTACTTCGTGAGGTGCCATTCGGAGCTGATGGCGTGTTTACGCCGGAAGGCTTTGTGGATCGTGTGAATTATGATTTGGCTAACGACCTCGGAAATCTACTTAATCGAACTGTAGCGATGATTAATAAATATTTTGATGGACGAGTACCTGATTATGTGAAGGATGCAACCTCCTTTGATGAATCACTTGTTGATCTTGTCTCTTCTACTATTGATAAAGTGGAAAAAGCAATGGAAGATATGGAATTCTCAGTGGCTTTAACGGCAATTGGTCAACTTATTAGCCGTACAAATAAATACATTGATGAAACACAGCCGTGGATTCTTGCTAAAGATGAGCAAGCAAAAGGTCAATTAGGCTCTGTTATGCACCACCTAGTAGAATCTTTGCGCCAGATTTCTATCCTTCTTCAACCATTTTTAACGGAAACACCAGCAAAAGTGTGGGAGCAATTGGGCATTTCCCATGAGTTAACTACTTGGGGAACATTGGGGAAATTTGGTCAAATTCCGTCTGGCACTACCGTCATTACAAAAGGAGAGCCCCTTTTCCCGCGTCTTGATGTTCAAGAAGAAGTGACTGAAATTATAAAGATGATGGGTGGAACGCCTATTTCAGAAGAACCGAAGACTGAAGATGTAAACGCAGATATGCCTGTGCCAGAAGTAGATGAAATTACGATCGAGGATTTTTCTAAAGTAGACCTTCGTGTCGCAGAAGTTATCCAAGCTGAAAAAATAAAGAAAGCGGATAAGCTACTCAAAATACAACTCGATTTAGGCTATGAGAAAAGACAGGTGGTCTCTGGGATTGCAAAATATTATGAACCTGAGCAATTAGTAGGCCAAAAAGTAATTTGTGTAACGAACTTAAAGCCCGTCAAGCTTCGAGGGGAACTATCTCAAGGTATGATTCTTGCTGGCTCTAATGATAAGGATTTAACATTAGCCACAGTCGCTAAAAACCTACCAAACGGCTCGCAAGTTAAGTAAAGGAGACGGATCTTCTGACACACTTACTAGCACAGTAAATAATCACTCAATTAACGCCTTCCGTCACTATTGATCTGGAGGGCGTTTGTTACCTAAAAAGGAGGAAAATATGCTTTTTGATACACATGTTCATTTAAATGCTGATCAATTTTCAGATGATGTGGATCACGTCATCGAAAATGCGAAACAGGCAGGTGTCGAAATGATGCTTGTAGTAGGGTTTGACGAAAAAACAATCAAGAAAGCCATGAACTTAATTGATCACTATGATTTTTTGTATGCAGCGATCGGTTGGCATCCAGTAGACGCCATCGATCTCACTGATGAGTATTTAACGTGGATAGAGGAGCTGGCTGGGCATTCGAAAGTAGTGGCTATTGGCGAAACGGGCTTAGATTATCATTGGGATAAATCACCTGTTGACATCCAAAAAGAGGCGTTTAGAAAACAGATTCAATTAGCAAAGAAATTAAAACTTCCGCTCATCATTCATGATAGGGAGGCACACGAAGATATTGTGCAAGTGTTAAAAGAAGAGAAGGCGGAAGAGATAGGTGGTATTATGCATTGTTTTGCAGGGAACAGCGAGATTGCACAACAATGTCTAGCGATGAATTTCTACATTTCTTTTGGAGGACCAGTGACATTTAAGAATGCCAAACTACCCAAAGAAGTGTCTAAGGAAATCCCGTTAGAACGCTTACTTATTGAAACCGATGCCCCTTACCTTGCACCACATCCTTATAGGGGAAAACGAAATGAACCAGCCTATGTGACGTTAGTGGCCGAAAAAATAGCTGAGATAAAAGGGCTTTCCTATGAGGAAGTGGCACAAATCACTACCGAAAATGCTAAAAGACTTTTCGGGATATCTTGACATGAATTTATGACGAATGGTGACAGACTTGTCCCTATTCGTTTTTTTTATTCGGGGTTCTACAATGTCCATTGCTGACATACTCTTGGAGTGTCGATAAGAACCTCTTGTTGAACGACTAAAAATTCAATATAGTGGGTGATAATATGTGATGACATATGAATTTAATAAAACAGACAAAAATTAGGAAATGGAAGTGGAGTAGGTATTGATACGAGTGAATTTAGTTATTTTTACCTGTATATCTGTATAGTCTCTAATCAAAAGAATTACTAAAGAGAAAGTTGACAAGAAAAAGGGGGCCGCGTATAATTCGTTTTCGTGAAGGAGGGGTTCAACTATGATTCAATGGACAAAGCAGCTTCCTGTGCGTTTTGCATGGCGGAAGATTGCCGTATCCAGTGTTGGCGTCCTAACGTTGATGACTGTCCTTGTCTTAGCTATTTATGAATTTACGAAGACGGAAGTGACGGTTGAAGCAAATGGTGAATTACTATCTGTCTATACGCATGCATCAACGGTAGAGGAAGTGCTGGATGAACAAAACATTGAAGTAGGCGAACATGATCTTATCAAACCAGCCATAGATACAGCCATAGATGACGCAATGATAATCATATATAAAAATGCCCAAGAAGTTTATGTCCATCTTGACGAGGAAGAGGAGACCGTATTTACAACGAGTGAGACGGTTGGTGAATTGATGGATGAGCTGGACATTGAAGTAGAAGAATATGATGATGTTACACCATCATTGGAAGAGCCAATCGTTGAAGGATTAACTATCCATTATGAGTCGGCATTTCAAGTTACGCTATTTTCTGATGATGAAGAAGAAACACTTTGGACTACTTCGACAACGGTCGCTGACTTTTTAGAAAAAGAAAGCATCACCTTAGAAGAACTGGACCGCGTTGAACCGTCTGAAGACGAGAAAATCGTAGAAGAGACGGATATAAATGTTATCCGGGTAGAAAAGGTCACCGATGTTGTGGAAGAAGCTGTAGACTTTGCTACTGTCACAGAAAATGATTCCTCATTAGAAGAGGGATCAGAGAAAGTGAAGCAACAGGGACAGCGAGGGAAAGTAGAAAAGCATTATGAAGTAGTCTTTGAGAACGGCGAAGAAGTTTCCCGTGAACTGGTTAAGGAAGACGTCGTGGAAGAGAGTGAAGATCGAATAGTAGCTGTCGGTACTCAGCAACCTGTTGAAACGGTCTCACGTGGGTCTAATTCCTCTTCAGGTTCTGGATCTACAAACGAATCAAGCTCTTCTAACAATGAATGGAGAACTTTCACTGCCACTGCGTATACGGCAAATTGCAATGGATGCTCAGGCGTGACGGCAACAGGGATAGATTTAAATGCTAATCCTAATGCTAATGTTATTGCTGTAGATCCAAATGTTATTCCACTTGGTTCCCGTGTAGAAGTAAAAGGACACGGAACGTATATTGCTGGAGATACGGGTGGTGCTATTCAAGGTAACAAAATTGATATCTTTATTCCTAATCGTGACCAAGTCAGGGCATTTGGAAGACGAACAGTTGAATTACGTGTATTGGACTAATATGATATGATAATGGCACAGAGGCTCGCCCTCTGTGTTTTTCTTTTTCTAAATAATAGTTCCCGTATATGGTACTGAGAACTGCTTTTATAATTAAAGACGAAAGAGGTTGTTATAAAGTTTCATAAAAAAGAAAAAAACTTAAGTTTTTTATACAAAAATAACATAGGTGGCTACCAATCACCATGAGGTTGTACATAATAAATGAAAAATAAGATAGAGAGCAAGAAAAGAAGGGATATAGGATGGCAAAGAAAATTAAGGAAATGATTGTAGTTGAAGGTAAAAATGATACGAACACCCTTAAAAATTGGTTTGATTGCGATACGATCGAAACAAACGGCTCCGCAATCTCCCTAGAGACAATTGAAAAAATCCGCCTTGCACTGAAAAAGCGTGGTGTGATTGTAATGACAGATCCCGACTACCCTGGCGAAAAGATAAGAAAAACGATCGATCAGCAAGTTCCTGGCTGTAAGCATGCTTTTTTATCAAAAGAGGTTGCAAGAGATCTGAGACGACGAAAAATTGGTATTGAGCATGCCTCGAAGGAAAATCTCTGGGCTGCTCTCGAAGCATCTAAACCATCGTTCAGTGAGGAATATGACGAGGGACAGATAAATGACGTCACTCGAGCTTCTTTACAGAGAGCAGGATTAATTGCTGGTGGTTTAGCTAAACGACGCCGTGAACTACTCGGTAAAGAGTTGTGCATCGGTTATACTAATGGCAAGCAGCTATATAAAAGACTAAAACAATTTAGAGTCACGCAAGAGGATTTTGAGCGAGCGCTGGCCAATGTTGAGAAGGAGCTGTATAGACATGGTTAAGGATATTGCGACACCAGCGAGAACACAGGAAATTCTTAAAAAACATGGCTTTTCATTCAAAAAAAGCTTAGGACAGAACTTTCTCATTGACACGAATATTTTAACGAACATAGTTGAGGCTGCCAATTTAACAGAAACATCAGGTGTGTTAGAAATTGGACCAGGCATTGGGGCGTTGACTGAACAGTCGGCTAAAGTGGCAGAACGCGTGTTAGCTTTTGAAATTGATCAGCGGCTTATACCTATATTAAAGGAGACATTAGCACCTTTCTCACATGTGAATGTGATTCATAAAGATGTGTTGAAGGCAAACGTTAGAGAAGAGATGAGCAAGTTCTTTCATGAAGATCAGGATGTAGCAGTTGTGGCAAATTTACCTTATTACATCACGACACCTATATTAATGAAATTACTTGAGGATAAGCTACCGGTGAGAGTGATTGTTGTTATGCTTCAAAAAGAAGTGGCAGAACGAATCGCTGCTGCCCCAGGATCAAAAGATTACGGGTCTCTTTCGATTGCAGCGCAATATTATGCAAAGGCAGAGACCGTTTTCACTGTACCTAAAACCGTGTTTATCCCCCAGCCTAATGTGGACTCAGCTATTCTAAGACTTACTGTTAGAGACGAGCCCCCTGTGAGTGTGAACAGTGAACAGCGCTTTTTTCAAATCGTACAAGCCTCGTTTGCCCAACGGAGAAAAACATTATTAAATAATCTTTCTGCCTATTTTAAAGATACGTTAAGTAAACAGGTAGTAGCAGAAAGATTGCAGAGTTTAAATATCGACCCGAAAAGACGTGGAGAATCTCTTTCAATGGAGGAATTTGCTCGCATTGAAAATAATATGGGAGAGAATCAATAAAAACCACTGACAAGATAAGCACTTCGTGGCACCTTAACGTCTCCTTGCATATATTAGCTTAGAAGGAGGCGTTTTTGATGGCAGAGTTCAAAGTGGGTCAAATTGTAGGCCGTTCATCTTATGATTGTGATGTCTTATTCCGTATTCATAAATTAAATGGAGGGATAGCGGAATTACATGGAGAAGAAGTGCGTCTTGTGGCTGATGCCCCAATTGATGACCTTGTCTTTATTCAGGAAGAGGAACGTAAAGAAAGAAAAAAGAAACAAAAGGTCAAAGAGGACAGCTGCTATCACTTATTTCGCCAGGAGCGCAGACTGGTTAGAGAACAAAATGACTATGAAATGACATCGGGTTACACAAAAAAAAACTCTTATTTCGAAATGCCAGGAAAAGTCCTTCACCTAGATGGTGATCAATTATATTTGAAAAAATGTACAGACATCTATGATCGACTTGGTGTCCCTGTGTATGGTGTCTACTTACCAGAAAAAGAAATGCCTCAGCAAATTGGGGCTCTAATTGAAATGGTCAGGCCTGATTTGGTTGTCATAACCGGTCATGATGCGTATATTCAATCACGAGGAGATAAAACAGATATTAAAGCTTATCGTAATTCTAAGTATTTTGCAGAGTCCGTTCGGGAAGCACGGAAATTGGTGCCTTATATGGATCATCTGATGATTTTTGCGGGAGCTTGTCAGTCTCATTTTCAATCAATATTGAAAGCAGGAGCAAATTTTGCTAGCTCACCTGAAAGAGTGAATATCCACGCTTTGGATCCTGTGTATGTTGTATCGAAAGTGAGTTTAACCCCATTTACAGACAGAATTAGTGTATGGGACATTTTAAAAACCACCCTTTCTGGTGAAAAAGGATTAGGCGGACTTGAGTCAGTAGGTGCGATGAGAAGAGGAGCCCCTTTTTTTGCAGATAAACATGACGATAATGAGCGTTACTCAGGTCGGCACATAATATAAAAAATATAGGTCATCCTAATAAATATGAAAAATAATGAGAAATGTATTGACACTGATGGTGCGCATTGTTATAATTTTAGTTTTGCTTGACAGTTGTCCACCTTCGTGTTATACTTTTCTTTAAGTGAGGTGTGGTGGATGGCGAAAACATTATCGGAGATTAAACAGGTTTTGGAAGCAAATGTAGGCAAAAAAATTACGATTCAAGCAAATGGTGGTCGTAAAAAAATGATCGAGCGCTCAGGTTTATTGGAAGGTATTTATCCTGCAGTGTTTACGGTTAAGCTGGATCGTAGTGAACATTCCGTTGAAAGACTCTCTTATAGTTATACTGACGTACTCACAGAAACAGTTAAGTTGACGATGCCTGAAGAGTTGGCAGACGAAGCTTAAGTTGAGAACACGATAGCGCAAAAAATAATCTAAATGACGTCTTAGCTTTTTTTTTGCGCTATCGAAAAGGAACGGCTAACAGAGTAGCTCCCATTGAAGACGGGGGCTACTTTTAGTTTAACTAAAAATTACTAACGTCAAACAACACTCTCTGGGTAAACTAAGGATGTCGCGCTGGTAAAAGGGAGAGGTTGCCAATGAGCAGACGCCGTGGTGTCATGTCAGATCAGTTTAAAGAAGAGCTTGCAAAAGAACTGGGATTTTATGATACCGTTAAAAAAGAAGGATGGGGCGGAATACGTTCGAGAGATGCTGGTAACATGGTAAAACGAGCGATTGAAATCGCTCAGGAGCATGCTAAGAAGTAGCCAAAAAATCAGTAGCGACACAAAGGTCAGGGCTTTAGCACTGGCCTTTTTTTACGTAACTCATGACAATTAAAACGTTTGTATGAAAAGAATTAAAGCCGTTAAAAATGTCTTTAGGTTCTGCTCATGGGGAGAAAAGGTAGTATGGACCGATAACTAATGGTAAAATAACGAAAGATTGGAACAGAAGAAGCAGGTGATAACATGGAAAAAGTCTTTAAAGCCCCAGCGAAAATAAATTTAACCTTAGATGTTCTCGGAAAACGAGATGATGGTTACCATGAAGTAGAAATGATTATGACAACGGTAGATTTGGCTGACAGGATTCATCTCAAATTATTGAATAGTCATGATATTCGAATAGAAGTTAATAAAGGCCATGTGCCAGCTAATAAACATAACCATGCATATCAAGCAGCTTATTTATTAAAAAAAGCATTTAATATTCAAACGGGTGTCTCTATTTTTATTGACAAAAAAATCCCTGTCTCAGCAGGGCTAGCCGGAGGAAGTACAGATGCTGCTGCAGTATTACGTGGTCTTAATGATATGTGGGACCTCGGTCTTTCATTAGAGGAATTAGCCAATATAGGTCTGCAAATTGGATCAGATGTTCCGTTTTGTGTCTATGGGGGAACAGCTGTGGCGAGAGGAAGAGGGGAAAAGCTCAGTTTTATATCGACGCCACCTCCCTCGTGTTGGGTAGTCCTAGCCAAAACGCCAGCTGGTGTATCTACAAAGGATATTTACGGTAGCTTACAACTAGATAATATGTCCCGTCCAGATACTGCAGGAATGATTCGAGCTATTGAACAGCAGGACTTTAATGGGATTTGTAGCCGGTTAGAAAACGTCATGGAACCAGCAACTTTCAAGTTTGCTCCAGAAGTCAACATGATTAAGGAGAGGCTTATTCAGTTTGGAGCTGATGGGACGGTAATGAGTGGAAGTGGTCCTACTGTCTTTTCTTTAACTCGCAGTGATGCAAAAGCAGAGAGACTATATAATGGTTTAAAAGGATTTATGGAAGAAGTGTTTGTAGTTCGTATTTTAGGCGAACGCTACGAGGGTTTCAAGAAGTGACTCTTGTTAATTCCGTATATAAATGATATATTACTGATAAATTATTCGGGTTTAGCGGAGGTGCATGAATGAAATACCGACGAAGCGGGCGGTTAGTGGATATGACGCAGTATTTATTATCACATCCACATCAGCTTATACCGTTAACATTTTTTTCTAGTCGATACCAATCGGCAAAATCATCTATTAGTGAGGATATCGGTATCGTTAAAGATATTTTGGAAAAGAAACATTTAGGAACAGTTGCTACATCAGCTGGAGCATCTGGTGGTGTAACATTTATTCCAACAGTTAATATGGAAGAGGCAGGACAGCTTATCGATCAGCTGTGCGACAAACTCCAAGACCCAGAGAGGTTATTGCCCGGCGGGTATTTATATATGATGGATATTATTGGAGACCCCGCATTGATGCAAGAATTGGGAAGAATATTCGCCTCCCATTACCGGCATAGTGATGTGAATGCTGTCATGACAATGGCCACGAAGGGAATACCGATGGCGTATGCTGTCGCTACACATCTTCATGTTCCTGTCTGCATTGTCCGACATGAACAAAGAATTACAGAAGGATCGATTGTGAGCATTAACTATGTATCTGGATCAACTAAAAGGATTCAGACAATGTCGCTTGCCAGAAGAAGTCTTGCCCCTAATTCTAACGTTCTCATTGTAGATGATTTTATGAAAGCAGGTGGGACGATCCGTGGGATGATGGATCTTGTGAAAGAATTTCAATCCACGGTGGCAGGGGTAGGCGTTCTAACTGAAGCTGTTCATGATGAGGAAAAGCTTGTGAGTGCCTATACTTCTTTAACAAAGCTGTCACGAGTAGATGAAAAGAACCAGCAGATTCAAGTTGAGCGTGGAACTATTTTTAATTGATGATTTTTTGTGGTATTTAAGTTGGAAACATATATAAAATTTAGCGCTGACCTTAACCTATTTTTTACAACCTAGTTTATCACCTATCCTTTTTTAGGATTTTTTGATCAAAAAAGAAGGATAATTCCATTTTGTATCGAAACGGTTACATTAGGAATCTATTTTCATAGGAAAAAGGTGGTGGCAAACTTATGGAAGTGACTGATGTGAGACTGCGCCGAGTTAATACGGAAGGCCGAATGCTTGCGATTGCATCTATTACAATTGACGATGAATTCGTCGTTCATGATATTCGGGTAATTGATGGCAACAATGGCATGTTTGTGGCTATGCCGAGTAAACGGACGCCTGATGGGGAATTTAGGGACATTGCTCATCCTATTTCGTCTAAAACACGGGAAAAAATTCAATCGGCCGTATTAGGGGAATATGAACGAGCCGGAGAAGATGAAGAAGCATATGAAGAAGCAGGTGCTTCATAAAAATAGTTTTAATACGTTTAAACCTGGTCCGAGTAAGACATTTGGCCCGGGTTTATTTTTATGCTCTAACATTTTTAAGTCACACGCTTACTTTTGAAAAATTTAACTTAAGTGTACTGTAAAAAAGCATGTTGAGCCCTATAAGTTATTATTAGTCATAAAAAAAACAAATTTATTATTAAGGAAAATGGCATTGTCGAAACTAGGTGAACCTCATGCTTATCATGAATTAACCAAACATGCCAACAACAATGGGCGTAATTAAACAGAAGCCAAGCCTTGAAATGATGGACATTTTAAGATATATTCATAAGGGAAAATCAGGCCCTGGAGGTTAAGAAATGACAAAAAGATTTGCCGTTGTATTAGCAGCAGGAAAAGGAACACGGATGAAATCACAGTTATATAAAGTGCTTCATCCAGTCTGTGGGAAACCAATGGTTCAACATATTTTAGACGAATTAAACGCGTGTCGAATTGATCAAACAGTCACAATCGTCGGTCATGGAGCCGAAAAAGTCAAAGAGCTTCTCGGTGACAAAGTGGCATATGCTTTGCAAAAGGAG
The genomic region above belongs to Bacillus sp. A301a_S52 and contains:
- the metG gene encoding methionine--tRNA ligase — encoded protein: MVEKDKTFYITTPIYYPSAKLHIGHAYTTVAGDAMARYKRLRGYNVRYLTGTDEHGQKIEQKAKEHGVTPQEFVDDIVAGIQDLWKKLDISYDDFIRTTEERHKKVVAQIFDQLLEQGDIYLGEYEGWYSISDETFYTDLQLDDKEYDNAGKLVGGKSPDSGHPVEWVREQSYFFRMSKYSDRLLKFYEENPEFIQPESRKNEMINNFIKPGLEDLAVSRTSFDWGVKVNRDPKHVVYVWIDALSNYITALGYGSEDDKDYRTFWPADVHLVGKEIVRFHTIYWPIMLMALDLPLPKKVFGHGWLLMKDGKMSKSKGNVVDPVPLIDRYGLDALRYYLLREVPFGADGVFTPEGFVDRVNYDLANDLGNLLNRTVAMINKYFDGRVPDYVKDATSFDESLVDLVSSTIDKVEKAMEDMEFSVALTAIGQLISRTNKYIDETQPWILAKDEQAKGQLGSVMHHLVESLRQISILLQPFLTETPAKVWEQLGISHELTTWGTLGKFGQIPSGTTVITKGEPLFPRLDVQEEVTEIIKMMGGTPISEEPKTEDVNADMPVPEVDEITIEDFSKVDLRVAEVIQAEKIKKADKLLKIQLDLGYEKRQVVSGIAKYYEPEQLVGQKVICVTNLKPVKLRGELSQGMILAGSNDKDLTLATVAKNLPNGSQVK
- a CDS encoding TatD family hydrolase, translated to MLFDTHVHLNADQFSDDVDHVIENAKQAGVEMMLVVGFDEKTIKKAMNLIDHYDFLYAAIGWHPVDAIDLTDEYLTWIEELAGHSKVVAIGETGLDYHWDKSPVDIQKEAFRKQIQLAKKLKLPLIIHDREAHEDIVQVLKEEKAEEIGGIMHCFAGNSEIAQQCLAMNFYISFGGPVTFKNAKLPKEVSKEIPLERLLIETDAPYLAPHPYRGKRNEPAYVTLVAEKIAEIKGLSYEEVAQITTENAKRLFGIS
- a CDS encoding DUF348 domain-containing protein; translated protein: MIQWTKQLPVRFAWRKIAVSSVGVLTLMTVLVLAIYEFTKTEVTVEANGELLSVYTHASTVEEVLDEQNIEVGEHDLIKPAIDTAIDDAMIIIYKNAQEVYVHLDEEEETVFTTSETVGELMDELDIEVEEYDDVTPSLEEPIVEGLTIHYESAFQVTLFSDDEEETLWTTSTTVADFLEKESITLEELDRVEPSEDEKIVEETDINVIRVEKVTDVVEEAVDFATVTENDSSLEEGSEKVKQQGQRGKVEKHYEVVFENGEEVSRELVKEDVVEESEDRIVAVGTQQPVETVSRGSNSSSGSGSTNESSSSNNEWRTFTATAYTANCNGCSGVTATGIDLNANPNANVIAVDPNVIPLGSRVEVKGHGTYIAGDTGGAIQGNKIDIFIPNRDQVRAFGRRTVELRVLD
- the rnmV gene encoding ribonuclease M5, whose protein sequence is MAKKIKEMIVVEGKNDTNTLKNWFDCDTIETNGSAISLETIEKIRLALKKRGVIVMTDPDYPGEKIRKTIDQQVPGCKHAFLSKEVARDLRRRKIGIEHASKENLWAALEASKPSFSEEYDEGQINDVTRASLQRAGLIAGGLAKRRRELLGKELCIGYTNGKQLYKRLKQFRVTQEDFERALANVEKELYRHG
- the rsmA gene encoding 16S rRNA (adenine(1518)-N(6)/adenine(1519)-N(6))-dimethyltransferase RsmA, producing MVKDIATPARTQEILKKHGFSFKKSLGQNFLIDTNILTNIVEAANLTETSGVLEIGPGIGALTEQSAKVAERVLAFEIDQRLIPILKETLAPFSHVNVIHKDVLKANVREEMSKFFHEDQDVAVVANLPYYITTPILMKLLEDKLPVRVIVVMLQKEVAERIAAAPGSKDYGSLSIAAQYYAKAETVFTVPKTVFIPQPNVDSAILRLTVRDEPPVSVNSEQRFFQIVQASFAQRRKTLLNNLSAYFKDTLSKQVVAERLQSLNIDPKRRGESLSMEEFARIENNMGENQ
- the yabG gene encoding sporulation peptidase YabG, whose product is MAEFKVGQIVGRSSYDCDVLFRIHKLNGGIAELHGEEVRLVADAPIDDLVFIQEEERKERKKKQKVKEDSCYHLFRQERRLVREQNDYEMTSGYTKKNSYFEMPGKVLHLDGDQLYLKKCTDIYDRLGVPVYGVYLPEKEMPQQIGALIEMVRPDLVVITGHDAYIQSRGDKTDIKAYRNSKYFAESVREARKLVPYMDHLMIFAGACQSHFQSILKAGANFASSPERVNIHALDPVYVVSKVSLTPFTDRISVWDILKTTLSGEKGLGGLESVGAMRRGAPFFADKHDDNERYSGRHII
- a CDS encoding Veg family protein; translated protein: MAKTLSEIKQVLEANVGKKITIQANGGRKKMIERSGLLEGIYPAVFTVKLDRSEHSVERLSYSYTDVLTETVKLTMPEELADEA
- a CDS encoding small, acid-soluble spore protein, alpha/beta type — its product is MSRRRGVMSDQFKEELAKELGFYDTVKKEGWGGIRSRDAGNMVKRAIEIAQEHAKK
- a CDS encoding 4-(cytidine 5'-diphospho)-2-C-methyl-D-erythritol kinase, with translation MEKVFKAPAKINLTLDVLGKRDDGYHEVEMIMTTVDLADRIHLKLLNSHDIRIEVNKGHVPANKHNHAYQAAYLLKKAFNIQTGVSIFIDKKIPVSAGLAGGSTDAAAVLRGLNDMWDLGLSLEELANIGLQIGSDVPFCVYGGTAVARGRGEKLSFISTPPPSCWVVLAKTPAGVSTKDIYGSLQLDNMSRPDTAGMIRAIEQQDFNGICSRLENVMEPATFKFAPEVNMIKERLIQFGADGTVMSGSGPTVFSLTRSDAKAERLYNGLKGFMEEVFVVRILGERYEGFKK
- the purR gene encoding pur operon repressor; this encodes MKYRRSGRLVDMTQYLLSHPHQLIPLTFFSSRYQSAKSSISEDIGIVKDILEKKHLGTVATSAGASGGVTFIPTVNMEEAGQLIDQLCDKLQDPERLLPGGYLYMMDIIGDPALMQELGRIFASHYRHSDVNAVMTMATKGIPMAYAVATHLHVPVCIVRHEQRITEGSIVSINYVSGSTKRIQTMSLARRSLAPNSNVLIVDDFMKAGGTIRGMMDLVKEFQSTVAGVGVLTEAVHDEEKLVSAYTSLTKLSRVDEKNQQIQVERGTIFN
- the spoVG gene encoding septation regulator SpoVG: MEVTDVRLRRVNTEGRMLAIASITIDDEFVVHDIRVIDGNNGMFVAMPSKRTPDGEFRDIAHPISSKTREKIQSAVLGEYERAGEDEEAYEEAGAS